The genomic DNA AGCGTGTGAATGGGCACAGATATTCATCAAAGATGAATTTAAGTACAACCCTCTTCTTTCACCGTCCTCGGAAAGATTTCCTTTTAAAAGCAGTAAAACTAATGAATGGTTTTGTCTGGATGAAAACGAAGCCAAGGAAAAGAAACATTCTTACGACATCAGCAGCGTCAAAATTATGAACGTTGAGACAAAGGAATGGTTGTCGAAAAGCACTGAGGCGAATTTGCTCAAAGAAAACGACGAAGACCACATACTTCTTTTTCATGGTACAGATCACCAAAGCGCAAAGAACATTTTGTCGGTAAGAGGGATATATTTAAATGCTGGACGACAGAAGCGCGACTTCAGCTGTGGTAAGGGATTTTACCTTTCCAAGAATTTTGACGATGCGTTAAATTGGGCGAATTGCACAACAGCAAAGCCCGCAATACTGATATTCAAAGCAAATCGTCGTTTCTTGAATTCCGCTCAGAAGCTAGATTTGTTTGGCGACGAAAAGCGATGGAACGAAATAGTGTCTGCCTTTAGATCGGGAAGGCGAACGGCAAAAACACGAAAGAGTTTACATTCATACGACTTCATTGAAGGACCACTGGCGACTGTGAGAAGAAGTGAAAGCGCAGACGACGAGTTGGTTATTGAACAAAAACCGTCATCTTACCAAATTTGTCTGATTTCGAGTGAGTTTGCAGAAAGGTTTCAGCAAACCCTGCATTGTGTGttatttttggacaaaaataatTTGGACAAGAGGCATGAAACTGTTTCTTCGATATGATGGCAATGAATGCTTAATTCAGACATGACTGAAGAAAGCAATGGAGACTGTAGTTTCAGCAAACCGGAACACAAATTTCTCATTCAGTAATCGAGCTTGTTCGGGTCCTGAAACGAAAGCTTTTCTTATTTTCGGACACCCTTTTGAGAATAGCCGCGGCAAGTCACGGTTCATAAAAGACTGAAAATCGTATAATTTTCAGGGAAAAGCATAAACCTGTTTTTCTTGAAGGACCGCCTTAAATTcttcacagaaaaaaaaaagtaatcagGCCACAGGTTGCAGCAAGCCGTAATACAACATTTTTACATATGTTTAGGCTCCGTTCAgtcgaaagaaaattttttcTGTCAAAGGGATGAACAGTGACAGTTCCGCGTGAAAATATAAAGCAATTACTTAAGGTCCTGGTAGATGTCTCAAATTACTCAAAAGCCTCAGCTTGTCAGGTGATGTGATGTGATTCAAAAATGAGACAGAGGTAGGTATTTAAAGGTATCTGTCACAGGATTTTCAAAACCACGAAGAAAATGTTTTTGATGATTTGTACTACTGCGAAAAACAGTCCTTAAAAGCTAAGAACCTGCTTTCAAATTATAGAAAGACAGTGTGAATTTTTGCTTATGCAATCCATTTTAGCACCCAAAGTAGATAGTCTCAGTTTAGTCAATAGACTCTTTAAGTTGACTTAAGTATCTCCGCCATGTTAATTTTGGTTTAAAATGATTAAAGAAACTTTAAGTATTCTATACAGAGACCAAAGTAGTACCTGTGACAGAGCCCCTTTAAGGCGTCTAAGCACATCAAATAATGAagataggccacttcggaataccataatactcttcgtttgttccccccaaattttgcataagccttgttttcagtttttcttgggacttacaagTCCCTCTGATTAGCAGGTGAGCGAACTCAAAGCCATATGTACAAGGTACTTCAGGGCAAATGCTATCTTTTTTCATGTTAACCCTACAGTCTGGACCATAGGTCACATTGTCCCTGCCCACACCCAGGATATGAAAAGCAAGTATGGTCTTGGCCTTGCCTTAAATTCAATGGAAGGAAGAGAAGTCAAGCATAGTTTTATTTCCAAGTACAGCAATAACACCATGTTTTATTTCTGCTGGGAACAGATTTTCCTCCATGAATTTGTTTCCCTTTTGTGGTTGAGAGGGAAGTGCTACAATTGGTCTAATGCTAACTCTTCATCCCTTTCCTATATTCCTAAGCAGGTCAACAATTCCGATCCAGCATTTTGCAATTGTGGGCTTCAGAAGGGTTCAACTGATAACAAGTGTATAATTTGTTCCAACAGTCTACAGGCTAAAATAGAGGCAAGCATTAAGAGGGAAAAACTTGATATCTAGGTAGACATGCTGCTGTCCTACAGTAATGGTTCGTATCTGTGAATGCCGCAGAGTTTCACGTCATTGCAGGTGGCTTGCACATGAATTTGTCTGATTGCCTGTTAAAGGGTTACGCAGCccttcatgtttttttcctttcaggcTTTTCTGTCTGCAGGGTTCATACAGGTcctggaaaacctggaaagtctTGGAATTTTATGGTGGCATTTTCCAGGACTGGAAagtccttttttcctttcaggcTTTTCTGTCTGCAGGGTTCATACTGGTcctggaaaacctggaaagtctTGGAATTCATTGTGGCATTTTCCAGgactggaaagtcatggaaaaagGCTGCTGCTCTTGGAAAGTTCTGGAAATCTGTTAAACTCAAGTAAAAAATATGAATGTATAGCAGACAGTAAGTAGAATTAACTTTGagatcttgggagtgaaagggttaatgtgaATTTTAGAGTCCTGGAAAAATCAATCTGATTCCTGGAAAAGTCCTGGAAATTTGTTTCTGAAAAGGGGTTTGAACCCTGTGTCTGGGAACCACTAATAGTTGTATGCATGAGTGAAAGCTATGATAATTGcacaattttctttcaaaacaggGGCTCTCATGAGCATTTTCAAAGAGaaagtgaattttattacctAGAAAAAGTATCTATTGTGAGGAACAGGT from Montipora foliosa isolate CH-2021 chromosome 7, ASM3666993v2, whole genome shotgun sequence includes the following:
- the LOC138010624 gene encoding uncharacterized protein, giving the protein MEKIFFSRFLERRSDLRKEGTRKNGFTSHETKAYTSEFCHNEERTTAASLVDLNPLLTTLLKEEQSEQSGFVKLAEDDVVLFERLWVLWILGLKLDLLDGIEEMSPGQYNHRTLYEWIERSLEEEIDDLDSVDKNTLTPQLLASIGFDQSSEAVKSIIERSSVASTQPHIEACEWAQIFIKDEFKYNPLLSPSSERFPFKSSKTNEWFCLDENEAKEKKHSYDISSVKIMNVETKEWLSKSTEANLLKENDEDHILLFHGTDHQSAKNILSVRGIYLNAGRQKRDFSCGKGFYLSKNFDDALNWANCTTAKPAILIFKANRRFLNSAQKLDLFGDEKRWNEIVSAFRSGRRTAKTRKSLHSYDFIEGPLATVRRSESADDELVIEQKPSSYQICLISSEFAERFQQTLHCVLFLDKNNLDKRHETVSSI